In Polyangia bacterium, the sequence GTCGATGAGCTCAAGGAATTCACTTCGTAGATGGTGCCGAAGACGATCAGGTGCGGCGTCAGTCCGCCGCCCATCGAACCTTCGAGAGAAACGGCCGAACCGCTGAGCGTGCCCTTCGTGCCGTTGTTGTCGGTGGTGAAACTGAAGCCGCCGAATCCGCCGGACATGTTCAGAAAAAAACCGTCATGGGAGTGCCAGCCCGGTGGCCGGGGCGGCGGAGGGTTGGCGTACGCGTTCGGGTAGCCATACGGCGGGTAGCCAGGATAAGCGTAGCCGGGCGGCGGATATCCATAGGGCGGGTAACCCGGATACGCATAGCCGGGCGGCGGATACCCCGGGGCGGGCGGATACCCCGGGGCGGGCGGATACCCCGCCGGGGGCGCGGCGGGTGCCGCACCTCGCAGCTGGATGTGCGCCTGAATCCGGTCGACCATCGCATCGCTCTCCTGTCGCGAGAGTGGACCTGGATATAGGTACTCCATGACCACGGGATCCTGGCTCATCTCGGCGAAGGCCTCGCGATCGGCCGCAGTCCACTCACGGAGGAGCAAACGATCTGTGTGAAGGACGGTTGCCACTGTTCGTTAGTCTGTTAACCGTAACCGAGTTCAACGGCGGCGCGGAGCACCGTCCGTCTCAGGGCGCGAGTTGGACGGCCACATCAAGACCGCACCGACAAAGCTGGATCCAAGTTCCATCGGTCAGGCTGGGCAGCGACTTCAGTCATGGAAGAAGAGCAATCGGTAAGGCCAAGTAGACAGGAACGGCAATCGCAGCGCCAATCCTGTTGATGGCCAAGGCGATCCGACTACGATCCAACGCGGCGGCGAGCGGCCCGAGGAAGAAGGCCCAAGTCGCAAAAATTATGCCTGCGACGAGGAATGTGGTCCATGTTCCCCTCGCACCGAAACGGTCCCAAACACCTGATAGCGCGAGAAGTTGCACAGCGCCAGCCGTACCGCCGACGTGGACGGTCCTCCAACGAGCGAAAGCATCGGCGCATTCGCGATGCCTGTACTGCACCAACCCGAGCAGCGCAGCGATGGCCAATAGGATCGTTCCCGAGACCAAGAAAGCATTCGCCGATTCCATCCCAGCAGACTGTCATGGCCCCGACCGTCGTCGAATAATGAAACAGT encodes:
- a CDS encoding GNAT family N-acetyltransferase yields the protein MATVLHTDRLLLREWTAADREAFAEMSQDPVVMEYLYPGPLSRQESDAMVDRIQAHIQLRGAAPAAPPAGYPPAPGYPPAPGYPPPGYAYPGYPPYGYPPPGYAYPGYPPYGYPNAYANPPPPRPPGWHSHDGFFLNMSGGFGGFSFTTDNNGTKGTLSGSAVSLEGSMGGGLTPHLIVFGTIYEVNSLSSSTFKVSGNSTSSSNSDNVTLVGFGPGITYYVGDRNYYLSGALALSRLHLETGLIGIERGSGDSDWE